A genomic region of Rhipicephalus sanguineus isolate Rsan-2018 chromosome 1, BIME_Rsan_1.4, whole genome shotgun sequence contains the following coding sequences:
- the LOC119383312 gene encoding uncharacterized protein LOC119383312 has protein sequence MSQTGSRHEGQKPAQCKSHDALNRSRQPPMQSALKKAVGVFAAVLLMSAVAMIAVGSHWHGRLSPYSNFFTGRLGTPIILIVMGVLSFPLALLLVPGLRRDNYRALYMFAGILSCMIACEIAAAVASFEYRHVIGAAVRSVVVRDLDGCQGTGLEFAQRTLACCGGPNGSHDYRARGLAIPPSCCPRGCQGYGAHRASCDYRLEGLFNRAMIDVGSTAIALLCIRFMGVLLVCWQAHRLATDNALIYTVNQ, from the coding sequence ATGTCTCAAACCGGCTCGCGTCACGAAGGTCAGAAGCCCGCGCAGTGCAAGAGTCACGACGCTCTCAACCGCAGTCGACAGCCACCGATGCAGAGCGCACTCAAGAAGGCGGTCGGCGTGTTTGCGGCCGTGCTCCTGATGTCTGCCGTGGCgatgatcgccgtcggcagccactgGCACGGCCGGCTGTCGCCGTACTCCAACTTTTTCACCGGCCGTCTGGGCACGCCTATCATCCTGATCGTTATGGGTGTGCTGTCCTTCCCGCTGGCCCTGCTGCTGGTGCCCGGGCTTCGGCGAGACAACTACCGGGCGCTCTACATGTTTGCTGGCATCCTGTCCTGCATGATAGCCTGCGAgattgccgccgccgtcgcctcGTTCGAGTACCGGCACGTGATAGGCGCCGCCGTGCGCAGCGTAGTTGTGCGAGACCTGGACGGCTGCCAGGGGACCGGCCTCGAGTTCGCGCAACGCACGCTGGCTTGCTGTGGAGGACCCAATGGCTCGCACGACTATCGCGCCCGCGGCCTGGCTATTCCGCCGTCGTGCTGCCCACGGGGCTGTCAAGGCTACGGCGCGCACCGAGCCTCATGCGACTACCGGCTCGAGGGCCTGTTCAACCGCGCTATGATCGACGTCGGTTCCACGGCCATCGCGCTGCTCTGCATCCGCTTCATGGGCGTGCTGCTCGTCTGTTGGCAGGCGCACAGGTTGGCCACTGATAATGCCCTCATATACACTGTCAACCAGTAA